One genomic window of Fusarium fujikuroi IMI 58289 draft genome, chromosome FFUJ_chr01 includes the following:
- a CDS encoding related to ATP-dependent RNA helicase — MADLDLDAAFIPALHKPAALLPIAKHRESLLYVIEKYQVTIVIGQTGSGKTTQIPQFLERAGWCSGGKIIGVTQPRRVAATTVAVRVAEEVGCELGKEVGYSIRFEDVTSASTKIKFLTDGLLIREALVDPLLTRYSVIMVDEAHERSISTDVLLGLLKKIRRKRPELRIIISSATLQAKEFLEFFTRSSDDQPNKTDKKDDTGAIVSLEGRTYPIDILYLESPAENYVEKAIDVVFDIHTQEGEGDILVFLTGREEIDNAIQAVSERMLDLGSKHGPLMPLPLYAGLSTEQQMYVFDKLPEGTRKVVFSTNIAEASVTIDGIVFVVDSGFVKLRAYDPRTGIESLTATAVSKAAASQRAGRAGRTKPGKCFRLYTEQSYQSLPDANVPELQRSNLAPVILQLKALGIDNIVRFDFLSPPPSELMAKALELLYALGALDEYAKLTRPMGSRMAELAVEPMMAKTLLAAPSFGCLSEMLTIAAMTSLGGSVWFSHEGEKKKMETSRRKFAVDEGDHLTLLNAYQAFVTKGRKEAKFCHENNLNFKSMSRAVSIRAQLKRYLERFSINIDETLAGQASPEANVKKAEQIRRCLTSGYFAHAARMQPDGTFRNVEGNMVLHAHPSSLMFNRKADWVIFHEAMETGTKIFIRDVTKIEKGWLLEYAPEFYQITTDRRG; from the exons ATGGCAGACCTGGATCTAGACGCAGCTTTTATCCCAGCTCTTCATAAGCCAGCAGCCTTGCTCCCAATTGCAAAACATCGCGAGAGCCTACTCTATGTGATTGAAAAATACCAAGTCACCATTGTTATAGGCCAAACCGGTTCGGGAAAGACAACGCAAATACCTCAGTTCCTAGAACGAGCAGGATGGTGTTCAGGCGGAAAGATCATTGGCGTCACTCAG cctcgtcgTGTCGCAGCAACCACCGTTGCTGTTAGAGTCGCCGAAGAAGTTGGTTGTGAGCTTGGCAAAGAAGTCGGATACTCGATACGGTTCGAGGACGTGACCTCGGCATCAACAAAGATAAAGTTTCTCACAGATGGCCTCCTCATCAGAGAAGCTCTCGTCGATCCATTGCTGACGCGTTACTCGGTTATTATGGTTGATGAGGCACACGAGAGGTCTATCAGCACTGATGTCTTGTTGGGCCTACTGAAGAAGATTCGCCGAAAGCGACCCGAGCTGCgtatcatcatcagcagtgCCACTCTCCAAGCTAAGGAGTTCCTGGAATTCTTCACAAGGAGCAGTGATGATCAGCCAAACAAAACAGACAAAAAGGATGACACCGGGGCCATCGTCAGTCTCGAAGGAAGAACATACCCAATAGACATACTCTACTTGGAGTCACCGGCAGAGAACTATGTTGAGAAAGCAATCGACGTGGTCTTTGATATCCACACCCAAGAGGGCGAAGGAGACATCCTAGTTTTCCTGACTGGCCGAGAGGAAATCGACAATGCGATTCAAGCAGTCAGCGAGCGcatgcttgatcttggctcAAAACACGGTCCCTTGATGCCATTGCCATTATATGCTGGCTTGTCTACCGAACAGCAAATGTATGTTTTTGACAAGCTACCCGAAGGCACACGAAAAGTTGTCTTTTCTACGAACATCGCCGAAGCATCAGTCACAATCGATGGGATTGTCTTCGTGGTGGATAGTGGATTCGTAAAACTGAGGGCGTATGACCCAAGGACTGGCATAGAATCACTCACTGCTACAGCGGTATCAAAAGCAGCCGCGTCGCAACGTGCTGGACGAGCTGGTCGCACAAAACCTGGAAAATGCTTCCGACTTTACACTGAGCAGAGTTACCAATCGCTGCCAGATGCCAATGTCCCTGAGCTTCAGAGGTCGAATTTGGCACCTGTCATTCTGCAACTCAAAGCTTTGGGAATAGACAATATTGTGCGGTTCGACTTTCTATCTCCGCCACCGTCTGAACTCAtggccaaggctcttgagtTGCTGTATGCTCTAGGAGCTTTGGATGAGTATGCCAAGCTCACTCGACCTATGGGCTCAAGGATGGCCGAGTTGGCCGTTGAGCCTATGATGGCGAAAACCCTCCTAGCAGCACCGTCCTTTGGATGCCTCAGCGAAATGCTTACTATCGCGGCAATGACCAGTCTCGGAGGCAGTGTATGGTTCTCTCACGAAGgcgagaaaaagaagatggagacatCACGCAGAAAGTTCGCCGTGGATGAAGGTGACCACTTGACTCTCCTCAACGCCTACCAAGCCTTTGTTACAAAGGGACGAAAAGAAGCAAAGTTCTGTCATGAgaacaacctcaacttcaagtCCATGAGTCGAGCAGTCAGTATCAGAGCTCAACTAAAGCGGTATCTTGAGCGATTCAGCATTAATATAGATGAGACACTCGCTGGACAAGCATCACCGGAGGCGAACGTCAAAAAAGCAGAACAGATCCGCCGTTGTCTTACATCGGGCTACTTTGCCCACGCAGCAAGGATGCAGCCAGACGGAACGTTTCGCAACGTCGAGGGCAACATGGTCCTTCACGCACATCCAAGTTCACTAATGTTCAACCGCAAAGCGGATTGGGTCATCTTCCATGAAGCAATGGAGACGGGTACCAAGATATTCATCCGGGAtgtcaccaagatcgagaaagGATGGCTCTTGGAATATGCGCCAGAGTTTTACCAAATCACGACAGATCGGAGAGGGTGA
- a CDS encoding related to CUE domain protein — protein MSAPGETNKAIAESGPESPTTAQPLDLDDDDDVQESGVLDSNTTPAAATNTTTTQAQTQAPPPTNETAPPKPPRPVSEAQKNETILKEAFPTVELSVIKAVLRASGGRVEPAFHALLEMTDPDAAQNEPADEVPPPQPPRPQNRTQMSQLEADELYARQLAEHYDNVGAYESRTANRGQRQGQRGQDEWGDDREHSFIDDDLPVIRENLRKGFFETQEKVNGWITNIKKKIEENFDESEEQTQRQGEPFRRPGESSRRSGDYDRYDADPQVLSDDFAGMKFSSDGTPVNRPMANTGMYKPPPPSTSPKPSNGRRVGFKEETEEINMYDSSPRVPPKDAAPASGTRGSKWQPMSAVEPSPIAENDPFSLGDSEDERETHQKTKDDKTDDSERLKKATAEAMADSLSESKDTEAKKN, from the exons ATGTCAGCCCCTGGAGAAACG AACAAGGCCATCGCCGAGAGCGGACCTGAGTCGCCTACTACTGCGCAACCCCTTgatctcgatgatgatgatgatgttcagGAATCTGGCGTCCTCGATAGCAACACTACACCCGCTGCTGCGACCAACACCACTACCACCCAGGCTCAGACTCAGGCACCACCACCCACGAACGAGACAGCGCCTCCTAAGCCTCCCCGACCTGTTTCCGAAGCGCAAAAGAATGAGACTATACTCAAGGAAGCTTTCCCTACTGTAGAGCTGAGTGTTATTAAGGCTGTGTTGAGAGCTAGTGGTGGTCGCGTTGAGCCTGCGTTCCATGCTCTCTTAG AGATGACCGATCCTGATGCTGCGCAAAACGAACCCGCCGACGAAGTCCCCCCGCCTCAACCCCCTAGGCCTCAGAACCGAACTCAGATGTCGCAATTGGAGGCAGACGAGCTATATGCACGCCAGCTTGCAGAACACTACGACAATGTTGGTGCCTACGAGTCGCGCACTGCCAACCGAGGTCAAAGACAGGGTCAGCGAGGTCAGGATGAATGGGGCGACGACCGTGAGCACAGCTTCATTGACGATGACCTCCCTGTTATTCGCGAAAACCTACGTAAGGGATTCTTCGAGACACAGGAAAAGGTCAACGGATGGATTacaaacatcaagaagaagatcgaggagAACTTTGATGAGAGTGAAGAGCAGACGCAACGACAAGGAGAGCCCTTCCGTCGTCCCGGAGAGTCCAGCAGGCGAAGCGGTGACTATGACCGATATGATGCGGATCCCCAAGTTCTCAGCGATGATTTCGCTGGCATGAAGTTTTCTTCTGATGGAA CTCCCGTGAACCGACCCATGGCCAATACTGGCATGTACAAGCCCCCTCCCCCATCGACATCGCCTAAGCCTAGCAACGGCCGACGAGTTGGTTTCAAGGAGGAAACCGAAGAAATCAATATGTATGACTCTTCACCTAGAGTGCCACCCAAGGATGCAGCTCCCGCGAGTGGCACAAGGGGAAGCAAGTGGCAGCCCATGTCGGCGGTTGAGCCAAGCCCTATCGCAGAAAACGACCCCTTTAGTCTTGGAGATAGTGAAGATGAGAGGGAAACACAtcagaagaccaaggacgaCAAGACTGATGACAGTGAGCGCTTGAAGAAGGCTACTGCTGAGGCAATGGCTGATAGCCTGAGCGAGTCTAAAGACACAGAGGCAAAGAAGAACTAG
- a CDS encoding probable Nuc-2 protein codes for MSFPPLNLSVPATESPGVRPSTDSAVISHAAVLGPLSLFPRPLQSFLFQLLGLHFSALVASWLLSFLVVSLPLPLLFPLPFWAIILRVYALLHSQTPSPWLIKKLSATPTLTSQNDVLRSATPVDSQAALQANKATFFFQLERELDKVNAFYLQKEAELKIRLKTLLDKKKVIQSRHGVSRRSAKFTTLEEGFQQFATDLNKLQQFVEINGTAFSKILKKWDKTSKSKTKELYLSRAVEVQPFFNATVISELSDQATTSLQELGAWSDGIQVNFQSGHVVTSQHFIGTDEGDADTLLLDTVITGNLESLKDLLQRMRSANDTGDGDSSLMERLTRTFLAAISEAPQESLRVLLDTGLVDLHSYDDINERNCLHQAAIYGKQYVLEWGLSVNVVVDRTDVYGRVPLHYASLHGRLEMLKVLLDANQKTIDLIDHDNFTPLIHSIIHGHLDCIELLLARSARIDPFSDSDHVPLNLACEHGSVAVVEMLLKHGAKILPDAEGLYPQHLVARAGQTSELLLLLKQYGADLDQIDKLYGWTPLVHSASEGNVDCLQALLKVGVDASIVDEKDLPAMYYAAWEGHLACMKLLTPFNTRPRASPFMVQPALGPMDSSTAPLPMSLDPDAIPELELPPPIIPLRRYGHNFLDTKTVVQISFGDFEEQPLVFFQDGKYPAARLTISSKVSDLIPKNIILPFQEDTRIVSFQVDNLDTFSLDIDVFPTYGAKVIAKTVALSSIFKGLQGSSACCLPLFDPRLRAIGQISFTVQVIKPFQGQPLEITDFETYWKATSQFNQPTSAIVTGSSLSGDYVRLFVQYTSDGVPVLWPRWTIACGGLDIPVCRLTLEQFTSMTIRSNSRAELPNLKTKSAESMAEVYHILATAGVTLQEALALLNPGMHVNLQVLYPTPEEEKAFSLGPALDVNVFVDSILTIVFEHARTQRAQAPDVVRSIVFSSFSPRLCTALNWKQPNFPVFLCNDLGREETSGPSGRRSTSIKEVVRIAQSNNFMGLICYSRLLDMVPALVDAIKSHGLALVTDKSSDAPDASPMTDPFPRPPKGVDGVLKSHGILRFNDSIDM; via the exons ATGTCATTCCCGCCCCTTAACCTTTCCGTTCCTGCCACCGAGAGCCCCGGCGTCCGTCCATCTACCGACTCCGCTGTCATCTCCCACGCTGCAGTGCTCGGTCCACTATCACTTTTTCCAAGGCCCTTACAATCCTTCCTCTTCCAGTTGCTCGGTCTGCATTTCTCAGCTCTGGTTGCCAGCTGGCTTCTAAGTTTCCTAGTCGTGTCcctgcccttgcccttgctaTTCCCACTGCCGTTCTGGGCTATCATTCTCCGAGTATATGCCCTGCTTCATTCGCAGACCCCATCGCCTTGG ctcatcaagaagctgtcTGCAACCCCTACCCTAACCTCGCAGAACGATGTTCTCCGCTCAGCCACCCCCGTGGATTCCCAGGCCGCTCTCCAGGCCAATAAagcaaccttcttcttccaactG GAACGGGAACTTGACAAGGTCAACGCCTTCTATCTGCAGAAGGAAGCCGAG CTGAAAATCCGCCTCAAGACGCTacttgacaagaagaaggtgatACAGTCTCGTCATGGCGTCTCTCGGCGCTCAGCCAAGTTCACTACCCTCGAGGAAGGCTTCCAGCAGTTTGCCACCGACCTAAACAAACTCCAACAGTTTGTCGAGATCAACGGTACTGCTTTCTCAAAGATTCTCAAAAAGTGGGACAAGACATCAAAGTCCAAGACAAAGGAGCTCTACCTTTCAAGAGCCGTCGAAGTTCAGCCATTCTTCAATGCCACGGTAATCAGCGAGCTTTCTGATCAGGCCACCACAAGTCTACAAGAGCTTGGTGCTTGGTCGGATGGAATCCAAGTCAACTTTCAGTCAGGGCACGTGGTGACCTCGCAGCATTTCATCGGTACTGATGAAGGGGACGCAGACACACTGCTACTTGATACTGTTATCACAGGAAACCTCGAGTCCCTGAAGGATCTCCTTCAACGGATGCGCTCCGCCAACGACACCGGAGATGGAGATAGCTCGTTGATGGAAAGGCTCACGCGGACCTTCTTGGCAGCCATCTCAGAAGCTCCACAAGAGTCCCTGCGAGTCCTACTCGATACAGGTCTCGTTGATCTCCACTCTTATGATGATATCAATGAGAGAAATTGCCTGCACCAAGCTGCCATCTATGGGAAGCAGTACGTCCTGGAGTGGGGCTTGTCGGTCAATGTTGTTGTGGATAGAACGGATGTCTACGGCCGGGTTCCTCTGCACTATGCCAGCCTTCATGGAAGGTTGGAAATGCTCAAGGTCCTCTTGGACG CAAATCAAAAAACCATCGACCTCATTGACCACGACAACTTCACACCCTTGATTCACTCTATTATCCACGGACATCTCGACTGCATCGAACTTCTCCTGGCTAGATCTGCACGTATAGACCCGTTCTCTGATTCCGATCATGTCCCCTTGAACCTCGCTTGCGAACATGGCTCGGTGGCCGTGGTTGAGATGCTGTTGAAGCATGGGGCCAAGATCCTACCTGATGCTGAAGGCCTTTACCCTCAGCATCTCGTAGCGAGAGCTGGCCAAACCTCAGAactgctcctgctcctcaagCAATACGGCGCTGATCTCGACCAAATTGATAAACTTTATGGATGGACACCGCTGGTGCATTCTGCAAGCGAAGGCAATGTCGATTGTCTTCAAGCACTACTCAAGGTTGGGGTCGATGCAAGCATTGTGGATGAGAAGGACCTTCCAGCCATGTACTATGCTGCTTGGGAGGGACACCTTGCATGTATGAAATTGCTAACCCCTTTCAACACACGCCCACGAGCCAGTCCCTTCATGGTGCAGCCTGCCTTGGGTCCTATGGATTCAAGTACTGCGCCTCTGCCCATGTCTCTTGACCCCGATGCGATCCCCGAACTCGAGCTTCCTCCTCCAATCATCCCTCTGCGCCGATACGGACACAACTTCCTCGACACAAAGACAGTTGTTCAGATCTCCTTCGGGGATTTCGAGGAACAGCCCCTTGTCTTCTTCCAGGACGGAAAATACCCTGCGGCTCGCCTCACGATTTCTTCAAAAGTTTCAGATCTTATACCGAAGAATATCATTCTACCTTTCCAAGAAGACACTCGTATCGTATCCTTCCAGGTTGACAACTTGGATACTTTCAGCCTCGATATCGATGTGTTCCCCACATATGGCGCAAAGGTTATTGCCAAGACGGTCGCCCTATCAAGCATCTTCAAGGGATTACAGGGCTCTTCAGCATGTTGTTTGCCATTGTTTGATCCCCGCCTTCGCGCCATTGGCCAGATCAGCTTCACTGTGCAGGTCATCAAGCCATTCCAAGGGCAACCTCTGGAGATTACCGACTTTGAAACCTACTGGAAAGCAACAAGCCAATTCAATCAACCAACGAGCGCTATTGTAACTGGATCGAGTCTCTCTGGCGATTATGTAAGGCTCTTTGTTCAGTATACCAGTGACGGTGTCCCTGTGCTCTGGCCTAGATGGACAATAGCCTGCGGTGGTCTTGATATTCCTGTCTGCCGATTGACTCTGGAACAATTCACTTCTATGACGATCAGGAGCAACAGTCGTGCAGAACTTCCCAATTTGAAGACCAAGTCAGCTGAAAGCATGGCTGAGGTCTATCACATCCTTGCGACGGCCGGCGTGACACTTCAGGAAGCACTTGCTTTACTCAACCCTGGAATGCATGTTAACCTCCAAGTACTGTACCCAACTcccgaggaagaaaaggcttTCTCGCTTGGACCTGCTTTGGACGTCAACGTGTTTGTCGATTCAATCCTCACTATTGTGTTCGAGCATGCACGAACACAACGTGCACAGGCTCCTGATGTAGTCCGGTCGATTGTattcagcagcttcagcccTCGACTATGTACAGCCTTGAATTGGAAGCAGCCGAATTTCCCTGTTTTCTTGTGTAACGACTTAGGACGAGAGGAGACCTCAGGGCCCAGTGGAAGGCGCAGTACCTCTATTAAGGAGGTTGTGAGAATTGCCCAAAGCAATAACTTCATGGGATTAATATGCTATTCTCGACTACTG GATATGGTACCGGCACTGGTAGATGCTATCAAGTCTCATGGGCTGGCTTTGGTGACAGACAAGTCATCGGACGCACCGGATGCGAGCCCAATGACTGATCCTTTCCCTCGACCACCCAAGGGTGTTGATGGAGTTCTGAAAAGCCATGGTATTTTGCGTTTCAATGATTCGATAGACATGTAG
- a CDS encoding related to FMP35 Found in Mitochondrial Proteome codes for MSQQLALPRIIRRRLAAVLKSRTVTLRPAQRRWMTPAPKPGDGPMMSRRADRELPDVADVTFRWRRTFPIFLLIVAASSVAIFNYQKMSSPVVSSTLYALRTNQEARDLLGDEIYFKHQIPWIHGEMNQLHGRIDIWFSVRGTKGEGVMRFASNRPTSKGFFSTTEWSLTMSDGTRLDLLDNGDPFKALIGGGEDLPAVEDDAPTRGFRKQVEYK; via the exons ATGTCGCAACAACTAGCGCTACCTAGGATCATCCGACGACGCTTGGCGGCCGTTCTCAAGTCGAGAACTGTCACATTGAGACCAGCACAGAGAAGATGGATGACTCCCGCGCCGAAGCCTGGAGATGGGCCCATGATGTCGAGGAGGGCGGACCGAGAGCTTCCAG ATGTAGCTGATGTCACATTCCGCTGGCGCCGTACTTTtcccatcttcctcctcatcgtggCCGCTTCATCAGTAGCCATCTTCAACTACCAAAAGATGTCCTCACCCGTCGTCTCCTCGACACTCTACGCTCTACGAACCAACCAAGAGGCTCGCGATCTTCTAGGTGACGAGATCTACTTCAAGCACCAAATCCCCTGGATCCACGGCGAGATGAACCAGCTTCACGGCCGTATCGATATCTGGTTCTCGGTACGAGGCACAAAGGGCGAGGGTGTTATGCGCTTTGCTAGCAACAGACCTACCAGCAAGGGATTCTTCTCAACTACAGAGTGGAGTCTTACCATGAGCGATGGGACGAGATTGGACCTCTTGGATAATGGCGATCCTTTCAAGGCGCTTATTGGAGGTGGTGAGGATCTTCCTGCTGTGGAGGACGATGCTCCTACAAGAGGATTTCGAAAGCAGGTCGAATACAAGTGA
- a CDS encoding related to ribosomal protein L3 precursor, mitochondrial has product MPPRLPIRLALPRPCAVAARPLLLPLTATRGVKYGWTTAPPRSKHKRFNQPSSGLPALTSGPAAALKRRENTTPLRSGVVANKTRQKNGYWAVQIGAGSRDGRNVTSPLLGYYEAKGIAPKAELAEFKVRNESGLLPVGVQILPDWFKKGQYVDVKGRSRGMGFAGGMKRHGFSGQEASHGNSKNHRTIGTTGPSQGSGSRVMPGKKMPGRMGNEFVTVQNLKVMMVDNDLGIVLVGGPIAGPKGRVVRLQDAKKRKAPPQPHREAALATLLERNPDHEVKLQEARERHLQLKNERETAQLQD; this is encoded by the exons ATGCCTCCCCGTCTGCCAATTCGCCTGGCCCTCCCACGGCCCTGCGCCGTCGCCGCCCggcctctcctcctcccgcTCACAGCTACCCGCGGTGTCAAGTATGGATGGACCACGGCTCCTCCTCGCAGCAAGCACAAGCGATTCAACCAGCCTTCTTCCGGTCTTCCTGCGCTCACGAGTGGTCCTGCTGCTGCGCTGAAGCGTCGGGAGAATACTACGCCTCTGCGCTCGGGT GTCGtcgccaacaagaccagGCAGAAGAACGGTTACTGGGCTGTGCAGATTGGTGCGGGCTCGCGTGATGGTCGAAACGTCACGAGCCCATTGCTGGGTTACTACGAGGCCAAGGGCATCGCACCCAAGGCTGAGCTCGCCGAGTTCAAGGTCCGAAACGAGTCTGGTCTTCTTCCTGTTGGTGTTCAAATTCTTCCCGACTGGTTCAAGAAGGGCCAGTACGTCGATGTCAAGGGCCGATCGCGGGGTATGGGTTTTGCTGGTGGTATGAAGCGCCACGGCTTCTCCGGTCAGGAAGCTTCGCACGGTAACTCCAAGAACCATCGAACAATTGGTACAACGGGTCCTTCTCAGGGCAGCGGTAGTCGTGTCATGCCTGGCAAGAAGATGCCTGGTCGTATGGGTAACGAATTCGTCACAGTGCAGAACCTCAAGGTCATGATGGTGGATAACGACTTGGGTATTGTGCTAGTCGGTGGACCTATTGCCGGTCCCAAGGGTCGTGTTGTTCGTCTTCAAGAcgccaagaagcgaaaggctcctcctcaacctcatcgtGAGGCTGCTTTGGCTACTCTACTGGAGCGCAACCCCGATCATGAGGTTAAGCTCCAAGAAGCCCGGGAGAGGCATCTTCAGCTGAAGAATGAGAGAGAAACGGCGCAGCTTCAAGATTAA
- a CDS encoding related to thioredoxin-like protein — MSHCHDEHFGHGHDHDHDHEHEHEHDHSDDITPAVQFSLYSQINVDHIVTLNEAQRDAGQKIVKKTWQERLSAEPELESDVDEQLLMTVPFTAQIKLHSILIRTSPSASAPKTLHLFINRDDLDFAAAEESDPIQTLELSQTSDLQEIPVKRALFGKVQRLVLFFADNFGDGDEDVTRISYIGFKGEWTQLGRAPANIIYEAAAKPGDHKLKGASVNQMGSGIGGRGPGI; from the exons ATGTCTCACTGCCATGATGAACATTTTGGCCATGgccacgaccacgaccacgaccatgagcatgagcatgagcatgatcaCTCCGACGACATCACACCAGCAGTACAGTTCTCACTCTACAGTCAAATCAACGTTGATCACATTGTCACTCTGAATGAGGCCCAGCGAGATGCTGGTCAGAAAATCGTCAAGAAGACGTGGCAAGAGAGGCTCAGCGctgagcctgagcttgagagtgatgttgatgagcagctTCTCATGACAGTACC ATTCACGGCCCAAATCAAGCTTcactccatcctcatccgCACATccccctcagcctcagccccCAAAAccctccatctcttcattAACCGGGACGATCTCGACTTTGCAGCCGCCGAGGAATCAGACCCTATTCAAACCCTCGAGCTCTCCCAGACAAGTGATCTGCAAGAGATTCCCGTGAAGAGAGCCCTGTTTGGAAAGGTGCAGCGGCTGGTGCTCTTCTTTGCGGACAactttggcgatggtgatgaggatgtgACCCGTATCTCGTACATCGGTTTCAAGGGTGAATGGACTCAGCTTGGCCGAGCGCCTGCGAATATCATCTACGAGGCTGCTGCGAAACCGGGAGATCATAAACTCAAGGGCGCGAGTGTGAATCAGATGGGGAGTGGTATTGGAGGAAGGGGTCCTGGGATTTAG
- a CDS encoding Probable kinetochore protein SPC25, protein MATDFQSSLSASMRQSMAPVGPSVANQLPNINFGFDDLRDRMAKFTARFDAFIEEGRKRVLEERNQFRMNVAELQEDQRMKKRDIEIIQVKTSTHQQTIEKEEAETREMESAINSLAAQRDNHLATRNSLKAEIAQTQAEIEARLAAQREYAQQQQAQSRFNVPELDFWITNLCLKIEGAGHDDRLKFVYTHIDEKDWEREAWFELVTSSRDYDVKHCRPKIEREKVERVLDKLNESRELVVLLKGMRELFVEAMKT, encoded by the exons ATGGCTACCGACTTTCAGTCCTCCCTATCTGCCAGCATGCGACAGAGCATGGCCCCAGTCGGCCCCTCTGTCGCAAACCAGCTGCCCAACATCAACTTTGGCTTCGATGACTTGCGCGATCGCATGGCAAAGTTCACAGCTCGATTTGATGCGTTCATTGAAGAGGGCCGTAAGCGCGTCCTCGAAGAGCGCAACCAGTTTCGCATGAACGTCGCTGAGCTACAAG AGGATCAACGTATGAAGAAGCGAGACATCGAGATCATTCAAGTCAAGACCTCGACGCACCAACAAACAatcgagaaggaagaggcgGAAACGCGCGAGATGGAGAGCGCTATTAACTCCCTCGCTGCCCAGCGCGATAACCACCTCGCAACCCGCAACAGTCTCAAGGCTGAAATCGCACAAACACAAGCCGAGATCGAAGCCCGACTTGCCGCGCAGCGCGAATacgctcaacagcaacaagcaCAGTCTCGTTTCAACGTCCCCGAGTTGGACTTTTGGATCACCAACCTATGCCTCAAGATTGAAGGCGCTGGCCATGACGATCGTCTCAAGTTTGTGTACACGCAtattgatgagaaggactgGGAACGTGAGGCTTGGTTTGAACTTGTTACAAGCTCGCGCGATTACGATGTGAAGCACTGCAGACCCAAGATTGAGCgggagaaggttgagagggTGCTGGACAAGCTGAATGAGTCGAGGGAATTGGTTGTTCTGCTGAAGGGAATGAGAGAGCTGTTTGTGGAGGCTATGAAGACCTAA
- a CDS encoding probable Mitotic-spindle organizing protein 1, translated as MPEPDKHAAAQQAVDILHEISTILNCHLDRRTLSICISMIERGVNPEALAQVIKELRQEAQQPAATARRR; from the exons atgccTGAACCAGATAAGCACGCCGCTGCGCAACAAGCCGTAGATATTCTCCATGAGATCTCAACTATCCTA AACTGTCACCTTGATCGCCGAACTCTATCAATCTGCATCTCGATGATTGAGCGCGGAGTGAACCCAGAGGCTTTAGCG CAAGTTATCAAGGAACTCAGACAAGAGGCCCAGCAACCTGCAGCCACGGCAAGGCGACGTTGA